The following proteins are co-located in the Penaeus monodon isolate SGIC_2016 chromosome 10, NSTDA_Pmon_1, whole genome shotgun sequence genome:
- the LOC119577691 gene encoding dTTP/UTP pyrophosphatase-like produces MSGYRELFYNSVLSVQMTKSNNEHLALTFCKSNTSHDQRYIDQHSCLHTLGLKITIEPSSFVENLDPNSFDHPKDFVIATARGKAQEVAKRLSMPQSSPDFVIGADTCVTLDGTVYGKPKDRDHAFSMLSNLSGRSHEVLTGVCLMVHKGEEWQEVDFSETTTVKFATLSPQVINAYIDTGEPMDKAGGYGIQALGGMLIEGIQGDYYNVMGFPLHRFCKSLVPVLEEMFS; encoded by the exons ATGAGCGGTTACCGAGAATTGTTTTATAATTCG GTGCTATCA GTTCAAATGACCAAATCA AACAATGAACAC CTTGCTCTTACCTTCTGTAAAAGCAATACTTCGCACGACCAAAGATATATTGATCAGCATTCTTGTTTACACACATTG GGATTAAAAATAACCATTGAGCCTTCAAGCTTCGTAGAGAACTTGGACCCCAATAGTTTTGATCATCCCAAGGACTTTGTGATAGCTACGGCCCGGGGGAAGGCACAGGAG GTAGCCAAAAGGTTAAGCATGCCTCAGTCTTCCCCCGACTTTGTCATAGGGGCTGATACCTGCGTCACTTTGGATGGCACTGTTTATGGCAAGCCCAAAGACAGAGATCATGCCTTCAGTATGTTGAGCAA TCTCAGTGGAAGGAGTCATGAGGTGCTCACAGGCGTTTGTTTGATGGTCCACAAAGGAGAGGAATGGCAGGAGGTTGACTTCAGCGAGACAACCACTGTCAAATTTGCAACGTTGTCACCTCAAGTTATCAATGCTTATATTGATACTGGAGAACCCAT GGACAAGGCTGGTGGTTATGGCATTCAGGCTCTTGGAGGCATGTTAATAGAAGGAATACAAGGTGATTACTATAATGTAATGGGATTTCCTCTTCATAGGTTTTGCAAGTCATTAGTTCCTGTGCTAGAAGAAATGTTTTCATAG